Proteins encoded together in one Micromonospora auratinigra window:
- a CDS encoding MarR family winged helix-turn-helix transcriptional regulator: protein MDSATRELGSRLHDLLTGVRLLKQRRADARPTVPLGLVGLLSHLDHEATGCHARDLAERTRLDPSTVSRAVAALVTDGLVRRQADPADRRASHLTVTDAGRVALADTQDWYGRVFTRALADWTPDEVAALSAALGRFTRDLEVALAHHDTLEDAR from the coding sequence GTGGACAGCGCCACCCGTGAGCTCGGCTCGCGCCTGCACGACCTGCTCACCGGCGTACGGCTGCTCAAGCAGCGGCGGGCGGACGCCCGGCCGACCGTGCCGTTGGGCCTGGTCGGCCTGCTGTCCCACCTCGACCACGAGGCAACCGGCTGCCACGCCCGGGACCTGGCCGAGCGGACCCGGCTCGACCCGTCCACGGTCAGCCGGGCCGTCGCCGCCCTGGTGACCGACGGGCTGGTGCGGCGGCAGGCCGACCCGGCCGACCGGCGGGCCAGTCACCTCACCGTGACCGACGCCGGCCGGGTGGCCCTGGCCGACACCCAGGACTGGTACGGCCGGGTGTTCACCCGGGCGCTCGCCGACTGGACCCCCGACGAGGTGGCGGCCCTGTCCGCCGCGCTCGGCCGGTTCACCCGCGACCTCGAGGTCGCGCTCGCACACCACGACACCCTGGAGGACGCGCGATG
- a CDS encoding acyl-CoA-like ligand-binding transcription factor, protein MAEIGGLRERKKAATRLALHEAALRLATEHGPERVTVEAIADAAEVSRRTFSNYFSSKEEALFHGDTVRLRGMLDLLRDRPADEPPWTALRRAALHLSADVYDDAALAWLTRRRQLHGHPGLVAHQVAAYIAIERELAGELARRLGGPDDALRARLLAATFLATLRVAVQHWLEHPDGPLADTLATALDLAAPAGQTPRPEASAAR, encoded by the coding sequence ATGGCGGAGATCGGCGGGTTGCGGGAGCGCAAGAAGGCGGCCACCCGCCTCGCCCTGCACGAGGCCGCCCTGCGGCTGGCCACCGAGCACGGCCCCGAGCGGGTCACCGTCGAGGCGATCGCCGACGCGGCCGAGGTCTCCCGCCGCACCTTCTCGAACTACTTCTCCAGCAAGGAGGAGGCCCTCTTCCACGGCGACACCGTGCGGCTGCGCGGCATGCTGGACCTGCTGCGCGACCGGCCCGCCGACGAGCCGCCGTGGACCGCGCTCCGCCGCGCCGCGCTGCACCTGTCCGCCGACGTCTACGACGACGCCGCGTTGGCCTGGCTCACCCGGCGCCGGCAGCTGCACGGGCACCCGGGGCTGGTGGCCCACCAGGTCGCCGCGTACATCGCGATCGAGCGGGAGCTGGCCGGCGAACTCGCGCGCCGGCTCGGCGGCCCGGACGACGCGCTGCGCGCCCGGCTCCTGGCGGCCACCTTCCTGGCCACCCTGCGGGTCGCCGTGCAGCACTGGCTGGAGCACCCGGACGGCCCGCTGGCCGACACCCTGGCGACCGCCCTCGACCTGGCCGCCCCGGCCGGTCAGACCCCCAGGCCGGAGGCCAGCGCCGCCCGGTAG
- a CDS encoding MmcQ/YjbR family DNA-binding protein codes for MVTVDDVRALARTLPRSSEHLIRDRVKFRVGRIVYVAFSRDERTMGFGYPKEERDALVAAEPQVFFLPGPADLRFHWACCHLDRLDPEQMTELVCEAWRMVVPKFLARERLGE; via the coding sequence GTGGTCACCGTCGACGACGTCCGCGCGCTCGCCCGCACCCTGCCGCGCAGCAGCGAGCACCTGATCCGCGACCGGGTCAAGTTCCGGGTGGGCCGGATCGTCTACGTCGCCTTCTCCCGCGACGAGCGGACGATGGGCTTCGGCTACCCGAAGGAGGAACGGGACGCCCTGGTCGCCGCCGAGCCGCAGGTGTTCTTCCTGCCCGGTCCCGCCGACCTGCGCTTCCACTGGGCCTGCTGCCACCTCGACCGGCTCGATCCGGAGCAGATGACCGAGCTGGTGTGCGAGGCGTGGCGGATGGTGGTGCCGAAGTTCCTGGCCCGCGAACGCCTGGGCGAGTGA
- a CDS encoding GNAT family N-acetyltransferase, which produces MSSTTPPPSTVAVRRYRPADHDAVYDICVRTADAGGDARGQWLTDDLMPDLFAGPYLALEPDLAFVLEDAGRVVGYVLGTADTPAFAHAYRREWIPRLAHRYPAPTHPPRTPDEEMIAVHHRPERLLLPELADHPAHLHIDLLPSHQGRGHGRRLLETFRAAAARAGAPALHVGMVTANVRARGFYDRLGFHVIPVPDPGPLTYLGRSTR; this is translated from the coding sequence ATGAGCAGCACGACGCCGCCGCCGTCCACGGTGGCCGTCCGGCGCTACCGGCCGGCCGACCACGACGCCGTCTACGACATCTGCGTCCGCACCGCCGACGCGGGCGGTGACGCCCGCGGCCAGTGGCTGACCGACGATCTCATGCCCGACCTGTTCGCCGGCCCCTACCTGGCGTTGGAGCCGGACCTGGCGTTCGTGCTGGAGGACGCCGGCCGGGTGGTCGGGTACGTGCTGGGCACCGCCGACACCCCGGCCTTCGCCCACGCCTACCGTCGCGAGTGGATCCCCCGCCTCGCGCACCGCTACCCGGCACCTACCCATCCGCCGCGGACCCCGGACGAGGAGATGATCGCCGTGCACCACCGTCCGGAACGGCTGCTGCTGCCCGAACTCGCCGACCACCCCGCCCACCTGCACATCGACCTGCTCCCGAGCCACCAGGGACGCGGGCACGGCCGACGGCTGCTGGAGACGTTCCGCGCCGCCGCCGCCCGGGCCGGAGCGCCCGCCCTGCACGTCGGCATGGTCACCGCCAACGTCCGGGCCCGCGGCTTCTACGACCGGCTCGGCTTCCACGTCATCCCGGTCCCCGACCCGGGTCCACTCACCTACCTGGGCCGCTCCACCCGCTGA
- a CDS encoding SRPBCC domain-containing protein produces the protein MIEIDTDVELFHPADRVWRALTERPLLATWFAEAAPAAGLVLRTAGLPGFDTDVAVQVRAQRAPELLVARLREDARQTLLTARLTATGHGCRLALHELLEQGTWDAEGRAEQHRQALTVRLPALLDWLAFQQVDLRREEDALTRELPVLRPRVGNGRRRVLLAAGLGCLALAGGAGLWAARPDPPPPARVPEAAPLRMPSVAAPTPVATPTRRPPATGRATPSASPTPTATPGRTRSPSAAPVALTARYETVADRVFGYRGELVVTNPGPTVGADWAATVTLGGGASVGTVNGAEWTQEGTRVTFTGATPAAGASVTVRFDVRDPDPLATAPRGCTIDGSPCAGL, from the coding sequence GTGATCGAGATCGACACCGACGTCGAGCTGTTCCACCCCGCCGACCGGGTGTGGCGCGCACTGACCGAACGGCCGCTGCTCGCCACGTGGTTCGCCGAGGCCGCGCCGGCCGCCGGGCTGGTGCTGCGGACGGCGGGCCTGCCCGGCTTCGACACCGACGTCGCGGTGCAGGTCCGCGCGCAACGCGCGCCGGAGCTGCTGGTGGCACGGCTGCGGGAGGACGCCCGGCAGACCCTGCTGACCGCCCGCCTCACCGCGACCGGGCACGGCTGCCGACTGGCCCTGCACGAGCTGCTGGAGCAGGGCACGTGGGACGCCGAGGGGCGTGCCGAGCAGCACCGGCAGGCACTCACGGTCCGGCTGCCGGCGCTCCTCGACTGGCTGGCGTTCCAGCAGGTGGACCTGCGCCGGGAGGAGGACGCGCTGACCCGGGAGCTGCCGGTGCTCCGCCCGCGCGTCGGCAACGGCCGGCGTCGGGTGCTGCTCGCCGCCGGACTGGGCTGCCTCGCCCTGGCCGGCGGGGCGGGGCTGTGGGCGGCCCGTCCGGACCCACCGCCGCCCGCCCGCGTCCCGGAGGCGGCGCCACTGCGGATGCCGAGCGTCGCCGCGCCGACCCCGGTGGCCACCCCGACCCGCCGCCCACCGGCGACCGGCCGGGCCACGCCCAGCGCGTCCCCGACGCCGACGGCCACGCCCGGGCGTACCCGGTCGCCGTCGGCGGCGCCGGTGGCGCTCACAGCCCGGTACGAGACGGTCGCCGACCGGGTGTTCGGCTACCGGGGCGAGCTGGTGGTGACCAACCCGGGCCCGACCGTGGGGGCCGACTGGGCGGCGACCGTGACGCTCGGCGGCGGCGCCAGCGTCGGCACCGTCAACGGGGCCGAGTGGACCCAGGAGGGGACCCGGGTCACCTTCACCGGGGCCACGCCGGCCGCCGGCGCCTCGGTCACCGTCCGGTTCGACGTCCGCGAC